A section of the Methanoregula formicica SMSP genome encodes:
- a CDS encoding DUF2281 domain-containing protein, giving the protein MSSSSGSVEDKIRTLPPDLKEEAEHYIDELVKRSKKRSPTQSPTQFMCVAEGSLEELGSQYSSVDLRHKANEWRD; this is encoded by the coding sequence ATGTCCTCCTCATCCGGTTCCGTTGAAGATAAAATCCGCACCCTGCCTCCTGACCTGAAGGAAGAAGCGGAGCACTATATCGACGAGCTGGTAAAGCGTTCAAAAAAACGTTCCCCGACACAATCCCCGACACAATTCATGTGTGTTGCCGAAGGCTCGCTTGAGGAGCTTGGATCCCAGTATTCATCGGTCGATCTCCGGCACAAGGCCAATGAATGGCGGGATTGA
- a CDS encoding LolA family protein, which produces MYSQKAIHLQEGISDYSVTIEEQLQNGGPTIKREILIKRPSMYRIKEATNCYSLSNGCVLWSYCNESDNLRAFSDPSVRGFIADVDYQQMFTWMLGAGPVTMAGNDTMDGTSAWILETTPPRENPYHLRYDYNTVRLWVDEKTGMVLRAEMIPANATNTGIIRFSNITINQGFPDETFMFTPPAGIAVKNQPAQGLYAEELDKAAGYTKAATPCKNCPLPTSTPHP; this is translated from the coding sequence ATGTATTCGCAAAAAGCAATTCATCTTCAGGAGGGGATTTCCGATTATTCCGTTACGATTGAAGAACAACTGCAGAATGGCGGACCCACGATAAAAAGGGAGATCCTCATCAAACGGCCCTCCATGTACAGGATAAAAGAAGCCACAAATTGCTACTCGCTCTCGAATGGGTGTGTGCTCTGGTCATATTGTAATGAATCTGACAACCTGCGGGCGTTTAGCGATCCCTCTGTCCGGGGTTTTATCGCAGATGTGGACTACCAACAGATGTTCACATGGATGCTGGGTGCAGGTCCGGTAACCATGGCAGGAAATGATACGATGGATGGCACAAGCGCATGGATTCTGGAGACAACGCCTCCCCGGGAAAATCCCTATCACCTGAGATATGATTACAATACCGTCCGGTTGTGGGTCGATGAAAAAACCGGCATGGTTCTCCGGGCTGAAATGATCCCGGCAAATGCAACGAATACCGGGATTATCCGGTTCTCAAACATCACGATCAACCAGGGATTTCCCGATGAGACATTCATGTTCACTCCCCCTGCCGGGATTGCGGTCAAGAACCAACCGGCACAAGGGCTCTACGCGGAGGAGCTGGACAAAGCTGCGGGATACACCAAGGCGGCAACACCTTGTAAGAATTGTCCACTCCCCACCAGTACACCGCACCCTTGA
- a CDS encoding DDE-type integrase/transposase/recombinase yields the protein MKATMEIRTKAVVFYEEKIHSAKEIGETYNISERTVRRWAQNHRNDPENGLKPKKTGPRRRTRWAIPKSLEQRIIRLKGKYPAWGARRIKHQFELSCSWRTVHRILKKHGLLIRIKAKPQPSGKRFQRRHVDSMWQGDTFQFRIRGVGKVYVTGFTDDCSRYRVKSKVYLHKDAASAVNALQWALRAGRIPWEIYLDNGKQFVSKLFKAEAQKHNIKLIFGRPYHPRGRGKIERYHKTLYRELIALKQFRSLGHFRKELWRFDQLYNNWRKQEILNWMTPSSVYNNKTNFNKNRKCLSSGHKLCQQNGQ from the coding sequence GTGAAAGCGACAATGGAGATCAGGACAAAGGCAGTAGTATTTTACGAAGAGAAGATACACAGTGCCAAAGAGATTGGAGAGACGTACAACATCTCCGAAAGAACCGTGAGACGATGGGCACAAAACCATCGCAACGATCCCGAGAACGGGTTGAAACCGAAGAAGACCGGACCGCGGAGACGGACCCGTTGGGCAATTCCGAAATCGTTGGAACAACGGATCATCCGGCTCAAGGGAAAGTATCCGGCTTGGGGAGCCCGACGGATCAAACACCAGTTCGAACTCTCGTGTTCCTGGAGAACGGTTCACCGGATCCTCAAGAAACATGGTCTCCTCATCCGGATCAAAGCTAAACCCCAACCGTCCGGGAAACGGTTCCAGCGTCGTCATGTCGACAGTATGTGGCAGGGGGATACCTTCCAGTTCCGGATCCGTGGCGTTGGTAAAGTCTACGTCACCGGATTCACTGATGATTGTTCTCGCTATCGTGTGAAAAGCAAAGTATACCTGCACAAGGATGCTGCCTCAGCGGTTAATGCCCTTCAATGGGCACTTCGGGCCGGCAGGATTCCCTGGGAGATCTATCTCGATAACGGGAAACAATTCGTCTCAAAACTGTTCAAAGCGGAAGCCCAAAAACATAACATCAAACTGATCTTCGGCAGACCTTATCACCCCCGTGGCCGTGGGAAGATCGAACGGTACCACAAGACTCTCTACCGGGAACTCATCGCTTTAAAGCAATTCCGTTCGCTGGGCCATTTCAGGAAAGAACTCTGGAGGTTTGACCAGCTCTACAACAACTGGCGTAAACAGGAGATCCTGAACTGGATGACGCCTTCTTCCGTTTACAACAACAAAACCAATTTCAATAAAAACAGAAAATGTCTATCCAGCGGACATAAACTCTGTCAACAAAACGGACAGTAA
- a CDS encoding sensor histidine kinase: MSLQSRVLILYLCIAVLVLILIGGVLPATLHKQNLDTVSADSISQLRHIDFALTTFIDEAKHDVAELALNEDVRTREDAGFTQFLNASEETFRYSYSDRELAIIAVLKGYQVSHPYVSSVYMGRENGAFVRSFPRRPTAYDPRERPWYILAKEHPGEVSVTEPYKAVTTDDVNIGIVSPLQHPDGTVYGVVGVDITLVNLTSYITSVGRVGGREMILTDGKGTILAAQDPALLYHPVSDVLGDKTPAFLSSQDGVLVLDGSYLMYYTSPELGWKIGTFVPFTAIEEEINASIQRILLFVLLALVLLSVITILALRYTVIRPLTALTEVSRRIAETGDPEQEIEVTGTGEIATLSRSFRAMVEKIHSEKTGRERALLQLEAYRDHLEEIVAERTRELAQAKEAAESADRLKSAFLATMSHELRTPLNSIIGFSGVLGQELAGPLNDEQKKQLGMISDSAEHLLALINDVLDISKIEAGQLKVEAGAVEARPLLEKAVRTVKPLAEGKNLALDLEIDPGAGTVIADSRRFEQVLLNLLSNAIKFTDKGSVRVRCTAEGAMVRISVTDTGRGIQKEYLERLFRPFTQIETGLSRKYEGTGLGLSISERLVALMGGEITVESEPGRGSTFSFTLPRKRSAS, translated from the coding sequence ATGAGCCTCCAGTCCCGCGTCCTGATCCTCTACCTCTGCATCGCTGTACTGGTACTCATCCTCATTGGCGGGGTGCTCCCGGCAACCCTGCACAAGCAGAACCTTGACACGGTCTCCGCCGATTCGATCAGCCAGCTCCGGCACATCGATTTTGCCCTTACCACCTTCATCGATGAGGCAAAGCACGACGTTGCCGAGCTCGCGCTCAACGAGGACGTCCGTACCAGGGAGGACGCGGGATTCACGCAGTTTTTGAATGCCTCCGAGGAGACCTTCCGGTATTCCTACAGTGACAGGGAACTCGCGATCATCGCTGTCCTGAAGGGTTACCAGGTCTCCCACCCGTACGTCAGCTCGGTGTACATGGGCCGGGAGAACGGGGCCTTCGTGCGGTCCTTCCCCCGGCGGCCCACGGCCTACGATCCCCGCGAACGCCCGTGGTACATCCTTGCAAAGGAGCACCCCGGAGAGGTCTCGGTGACGGAGCCCTACAAGGCCGTCACGACAGATGACGTGAACATCGGGATCGTAAGCCCGCTCCAGCACCCGGACGGGACCGTCTATGGCGTCGTGGGAGTGGACATCACGCTCGTCAACCTGACCAGTTACATCACCTCGGTCGGCCGGGTGGGAGGCAGGGAGATGATCCTCACCGATGGGAAAGGGACGATCCTTGCCGCACAGGACCCGGCGCTGCTCTACCATCCGGTGAGCGATGTCCTCGGCGACAAGACTCCCGCGTTCCTCTCCTCGCAGGACGGTGTGCTTGTCCTCGACGGATCCTACCTGATGTATTACACGTCCCCGGAGCTGGGCTGGAAGATCGGGACGTTCGTCCCGTTCACCGCGATCGAGGAGGAGATCAATGCATCCATCCAGCGGATCCTCCTCTTCGTGCTCCTGGCTCTCGTCCTGCTCAGCGTCATCACGATCCTTGCCCTCCGCTACACCGTGATCCGGCCGCTTACCGCCCTGACCGAAGTGAGCCGGAGGATCGCCGAGACCGGCGACCCGGAGCAGGAGATCGAGGTCACCGGCACCGGCGAGATCGCGACCCTGTCCCGGTCGTTCCGGGCAATGGTGGAGAAGATCCACAGCGAGAAGACGGGACGGGAGCGGGCCCTCCTCCAGCTGGAGGCCTACCGCGATCACCTCGAAGAGATCGTTGCGGAACGGACCCGCGAGCTGGCACAGGCCAAGGAGGCCGCCGAGTCGGCCGACCGTCTCAAGTCCGCGTTCCTTGCCACGATGTCCCACGAGCTCCGGACACCCCTCAACTCGATCATCGGCTTCTCGGGCGTGCTCGGGCAGGAGCTGGCCGGGCCCCTCAATGACGAACAGAAGAAGCAGCTTGGCATGATCTCCGACAGCGCAGAGCACCTGCTTGCCCTGATCAACGATGTCCTGGACATCTCGAAGATCGAGGCCGGCCAGCTGAAGGTCGAAGCCGGGGCCGTGGAGGCCCGCCCGCTGCTTGAGAAGGCCGTCCGCACGGTGAAGCCGCTTGCCGAAGGAAAAAACCTCGCGCTGGACCTGGAGATCGACCCGGGGGCGGGGACGGTGATCGCGGACAGCCGGCGCTTCGAGCAGGTGCTCCTGAATCTCCTCTCGAATGCCATCAAGTTCACCGACAAGGGCTCGGTCCGCGTCCGCTGTACGGCTGAGGGGGCCATGGTCCGCATCAGTGTCACGGATACGGGGAGAGGGATTCAGAAAGAATACCTGGAGCGGCTGTTCAGGCCGTTCACGCAGATCGAGACCGGCCTTTCACGGAAGTACGAGGGCACCGGCCTCGGGCTTTCGATCTCAGAGCGGCTTGTCGCCCTGATGGGAGGAGAGATCACGGTGGAGAGTGAACCGGGCAGGGGGAGCACCTTCTCCTTCACCCTTCCCCGAAAGCGGAGTGCATCATGA
- a CDS encoding ATP-binding protein has protein sequence MRRVLIADDNPRNNYLLEAILKGNGYEVVPAQNGAEALDRAREAPPDLIVTDILMPVMDGFELCRQWKADAVLKTIPFIFYTATYTDPKDEKFALSLGADRFLTKPQKPDALLRAIQEVLAGTGGKTPGAQGPLEGDEMEVLRQYNEVLFRKLEKKIQELETEIAERKTAEQQRELVIRALEHKNDELARFTYTVSHELKNPLITIQGFAGLIEDELARGAPEPAKLLEHTRRISAAVKTLASLLSDLLKLSRAGQSAWQPVPVALATVIDEATALLFRPLAENRVRLEIAPDLPVVTADPARLREVYLNLIENAVKFRGSQENLVITIGVDRDGGDPVFFVRDNGAGIDRAYLDRIFNLFEKLDAETPGTGVGLAIVKRIIEVHGGTIRAESEGPGEGTTFRFTLPGRYPGTLPEVP, from the coding sequence ATGAGACGGGTCCTCATTGCAGACGACAACCCGCGGAACAACTACCTGCTCGAGGCCATCCTGAAAGGGAACGGGTACGAGGTGGTGCCGGCACAAAACGGCGCCGAGGCCCTTGACCGTGCACGGGAGGCACCCCCGGACCTGATCGTCACCGATATCCTGATGCCGGTGATGGACGGATTCGAGCTCTGCCGGCAGTGGAAAGCGGATGCGGTCCTGAAGACCATCCCGTTCATCTTCTATACGGCCACCTACACCGATCCAAAGGACGAGAAGTTCGCATTGAGCCTGGGAGCGGACCGGTTCCTGACAAAGCCGCAGAAGCCGGATGCCCTGCTCCGGGCGATCCAGGAAGTCCTTGCCGGGACCGGGGGCAAAACGCCCGGCGCCCAAGGGCCGCTGGAAGGCGACGAAATGGAGGTGCTGCGGCAGTACAACGAGGTGCTCTTCCGCAAGCTGGAGAAGAAGATCCAGGAGCTCGAGACCGAGATCGCCGAGCGGAAGACTGCCGAGCAGCAGCGCGAACTGGTGATCCGGGCGCTCGAACACAAGAACGACGAGCTTGCCCGGTTCACGTACACCGTCTCCCACGAGCTCAAAAACCCCCTCATCACCATCCAGGGCTTTGCCGGGCTGATCGAGGACGAGCTTGCCCGGGGCGCCCCGGAACCCGCCAAGCTCCTCGAGCATACGAGACGGATCTCCGCTGCCGTGAAGACGCTGGCATCGCTCCTCTCCGACCTTCTCAAGCTCTCCCGGGCGGGACAGAGCGCCTGGCAGCCGGTGCCTGTTGCGCTCGCCACGGTCATTGACGAAGCAACCGCCCTCCTGTTCAGGCCCCTCGCTGAGAACCGCGTCCGGCTCGAGATCGCGCCCGACCTCCCTGTCGTCACGGCCGATCCCGCCCGCCTGCGGGAGGTCTACCTCAACCTGATCGAGAACGCGGTCAAGTTCCGCGGAAGCCAGGAGAATTTGGTCATCACCATCGGCGTGGACCGGGACGGGGGTGACCCGGTCTTCTTTGTCCGGGACAACGGGGCGGGCATCGACCGCGCCTACCTGGACCGGATCTTCAACCTCTTCGAGAAACTGGACGCAGAGACACCGGGCACCGGGGTCGGCCTTGCCATCGTGAAGCGTATCATCGAGGTGCATGGCGGAACGATCCGGGCGGAGTCGGAAGGGCCCGGGGAAGGGACTACGTTCCGGTTCACCCTCCCGGGGCGGTACCCGGGCACGCTTCCGGAGGTCCCGTAA
- a CDS encoding protease inhibitor I42 family protein, translating into MPGIRYSLGENDSGKTIILGKGDIVEINLRWIPGLGFHWVIPVSGCGLELVNAGTFSDGGDFWNNTGHYRVRYRAVSPGTSIIDGKFILSHEGKGDLGFNLTVIVK; encoded by the coding sequence GTGCCCGGCATCCGGTATTCCCTTGGCGAGAACGATTCCGGCAAGACGATTATTCTTGGGAAGGGGGATATTGTTGAGATCAACCTCCGGTGGATCCCGGGGCTTGGCTTCCACTGGGTTATCCCAGTCTCCGGGTGTGGGCTTGAACTGGTGAATGCCGGCACCTTTTCCGATGGTGGCGATTTCTGGAACAACACCGGCCATTACCGGGTCAGGTACCGGGCGGTCAGCCCCGGGACATCGATCATTGATGGAAAGTTTATCCTCAGTCACGAAGGAAAAGGGGATCTCGGGTTCAATCTTACCGTGATCGTGAAGTAG
- a CDS encoding response regulator produces the protein MPDRIRALYVDDEPGLLEVARLFIEQSPEFIVETAESAQAALKSPAIASCDAIISDYQMPGMDGIAFLKAVREKYGDIPFILFTGRGREEVVIDAINNGADFYLQKGGDPTAQFAELAHKIRQAVSRKRSQDELKAAYEQITASEEELRGQYEELAAGERRVRESQERYRSVIENSPYGMHFYELDPVRGLVFAGANPAADRILGICHEELVGRTILEAFPGLAGTEIPMRYRGVAESGTPWQTEQVVYEKGVIHGAFAVTVFRPARGSMAAMFLDITGRKKAEMERQESEERLRSFMDSATDSFSIWDARLNLVDMNRVALSYLPPGTRKEDIIGRNLNEFLSGEGEWGSIERYREIMKTGVPLTGTEKMTESATGTRWLSVKCFRVGDGLGIMTTDVTQEKAAEDRLREAYDNLAASEEELRQQFGELVSAQEELRESRQQMTEIADTVPGVIYQSHFRPDEKEKFTFISSRGPEVFGISADPDGFSERFFAQVDKDDQEPLARSISQAVKNELPWEYEGRFTRPSGEKIWFQGMARPVRKPSGLYYTGVLLDITSRKQAEEALRSSEERLRLFIQQAPVAIAMFDNEMRYLAASRRWLADASLSDRDIAGRSHYEIFPNLPDDLKDAYRRALAGEVVSSSEYRFVNESGAVQWFTWEVRPWYNIGDTIGGIILFSEDITKRKEVEERLRESEVKYRSLMDVSPVAVAVHRNGKVVYVNPEAVQLLKSRRAEDLIGKEVLPFIHPDYHEKAREEFRRMADDGEMIPLQEETFLATNGEPFTVEVVAKPIRYEGLPSVFVAFRDITERKKMEAALRESEEKYRNLVENATEAIFIHQDWRMIYANPRMAELLGVPVGNILEHLFLDYVWPADRAFVLDRYTRRMAGEDVPTNYDFRMTAPEGKLLWVHISIANITWQQKPATLNLLTDITERKRAETALQEAWRKLALLNSLTRHDIRNQLITLQGFTQFAKKKEQDPAIAGYLEKIDSCATMIRGQIEFMKTYHELGVNSPSWYLLDTVVSKACIRELPCRNLCSGTGVFADPMLEKVFFNLFDNACRHGEHATEVVVRCERKGDELTIVVEDNGIGIPDNEKEKIFGKGFGKNTGFGLFLVREILSITGITIRETGTPGKGARFEILVPRECWRKNGA, from the coding sequence ATGCCGGACAGGATTCGGGCTCTCTATGTTGATGATGAGCCCGGTCTCCTTGAAGTCGCCCGCCTGTTCATTGAGCAGTCCCCCGAGTTCATTGTCGAAACTGCGGAGTCTGCACAAGCTGCCCTCAAATCTCCCGCTATTGCCTCCTGCGACGCCATCATCTCCGACTACCAGATGCCGGGCATGGACGGGATCGCGTTTTTGAAGGCCGTCCGGGAGAAGTACGGCGATATCCCTTTCATTCTCTTCACGGGGAGGGGGCGCGAGGAGGTGGTGATCGACGCCATCAACAACGGGGCCGACTTCTACCTCCAGAAAGGCGGGGACCCGACAGCGCAGTTCGCGGAGCTGGCGCACAAGATCCGCCAGGCCGTGAGCCGGAAGAGGAGCCAGGACGAGCTCAAGGCCGCGTACGAGCAGATCACGGCTTCCGAAGAGGAACTCCGCGGCCAGTACGAGGAACTGGCTGCAGGAGAGCGGCGGGTGAGGGAGAGCCAGGAACGGTACCGGAGCGTTATCGAGAACTCACCCTATGGCATGCATTTCTACGAGCTGGATCCGGTCCGCGGGCTCGTCTTTGCCGGGGCGAATCCCGCTGCCGACCGGATCCTCGGGATCTGCCACGAAGAACTGGTCGGCAGGACCATCCTTGAGGCGTTCCCCGGTCTTGCAGGAACGGAGATCCCCATGAGGTACCGCGGGGTGGCAGAGTCCGGGACTCCCTGGCAGACCGAGCAGGTGGTATACGAAAAGGGCGTGATACACGGGGCTTTTGCCGTCACGGTCTTCCGCCCGGCGCGTGGCTCCATGGCCGCAATGTTCCTGGACATCACCGGGAGAAAGAAAGCCGAGATGGAGCGCCAGGAGAGCGAGGAGAGGCTCCGGAGTTTCATGGATTCGGCAACGGACTCATTTTCCATCTGGGATGCCCGCCTCAACCTCGTTGACATGAACCGGGTCGCACTTTCCTACCTCCCCCCGGGGACACGAAAGGAAGATATCATCGGCAGGAACTTAAACGAATTCCTCTCGGGGGAAGGCGAATGGGGTTCGATCGAACGGTACCGCGAGATCATGAAGACCGGTGTCCCGCTCACCGGAACCGAGAAAATGACTGAATCGGCTACCGGGACGCGCTGGCTGAGCGTGAAATGTTTCCGCGTTGGCGATGGCCTCGGGATCATGACAACGGACGTCACACAGGAGAAAGCAGCGGAGGATCGGCTCCGCGAGGCGTACGATAACCTCGCTGCTTCAGAGGAGGAACTCAGGCAGCAATTCGGGGAACTTGTTTCTGCCCAGGAAGAACTGCGGGAAAGCCGGCAGCAGATGACCGAGATAGCAGACACGGTACCGGGCGTGATCTACCAGTCACACTTCCGTCCTGACGAGAAAGAAAAATTCACGTTCATCAGCAGCCGTGGACCCGAGGTTTTTGGGATCAGCGCCGATCCCGACGGCTTTTCAGAACGGTTCTTTGCGCAGGTGGATAAAGACGACCAGGAGCCGCTGGCCCGTTCAATCAGCCAGGCGGTAAAGAATGAGCTGCCCTGGGAGTATGAAGGCCGGTTCACCAGGCCTTCGGGAGAGAAGATATGGTTCCAGGGGATGGCCCGGCCGGTGCGGAAGCCATCCGGACTGTATTACACGGGAGTCCTGCTGGATATCACCTCGCGCAAGCAGGCCGAGGAGGCACTGCGTTCAAGCGAGGAACGCCTCCGGCTCTTCATCCAGCAGGCTCCCGTGGCAATCGCTATGTTCGACAACGAGATGCGCTACCTTGCTGCCAGCCGCCGGTGGTTAGCCGATGCCAGCCTCAGCGACCGCGACATTGCCGGCCGGTCCCATTATGAGATCTTTCCCAACCTTCCCGACGACCTCAAAGATGCCTACCGCCGCGCCCTTGCCGGGGAGGTAGTCTCTTCGAGCGAGTACCGCTTCGTGAACGAGAGCGGAGCGGTCCAGTGGTTTACCTGGGAAGTGCGCCCGTGGTACAATATCGGCGACACGATCGGCGGCATCATTCTCTTTTCCGAAGATATCACCAAACGGAAAGAGGTGGAGGAGAGACTCCGGGAGAGCGAGGTGAAGTACAGGTCTCTCATGGACGTCTCTCCTGTTGCCGTTGCCGTGCACCGTAACGGAAAGGTGGTCTATGTGAACCCGGAGGCCGTACAGCTCCTGAAGAGCAGGCGTGCCGAGGACCTCATCGGGAAAGAGGTTTTGCCCTTCATCCACCCGGATTACCATGAAAAAGCACGCGAGGAGTTCCGCCGCATGGCCGATGACGGCGAAATGATCCCGCTCCAGGAGGAGACCTTCCTTGCGACAAACGGCGAACCGTTCACGGTGGAAGTTGTGGCAAAACCAATCCGGTACGAGGGGCTGCCCTCTGTCTTTGTGGCATTCCGGGATATCACGGAACGGAAAAAGATGGAGGCGGCCCTGCGCGAGAGCGAGGAGAAGTACCGGAACCTTGTCGAGAACGCGACCGAGGCAATCTTCATCCACCAGGACTGGCGCATGATCTACGCCAACCCGCGGATGGCCGAGCTGCTCGGTGTCCCTGTGGGGAACATTCTCGAACACTTGTTCCTGGATTATGTCTGGCCCGCTGACCGGGCATTCGTCCTGGACCGCTATACCCGGAGGATGGCAGGCGAGGACGTCCCGACAAACTACGATTTCCGGATGACCGCGCCGGAAGGGAAGCTGCTCTGGGTCCATATCTCGATTGCAAACATCACCTGGCAGCAGAAGCCGGCAACCTTAAACCTCCTCACTGATATCACGGAGCGGAAACGCGCCGAGACTGCCCTCCAGGAGGCCTGGCGGAAACTCGCGCTCTTAAACAGCCTGACCCGGCACGACATCAGGAACCAGCTCATCACGCTACAGGGGTTCACCCAGTTTGCAAAAAAGAAGGAGCAGGACCCGGCCATTGCCGGGTACCTGGAGAAGATCGACTCCTGCGCAACCATGATCCGCGGGCAGATCGAGTTCATGAAGACCTACCACGAACTGGGCGTGAACTCCCCGTCCTGGTACCTGCTGGATACGGTCGTTTCAAAGGCCTGCATCAGGGAGCTGCCCTGCCGGAACCTCTGTTCCGGAACCGGGGTCTTCGCCGACCCGATGCTGGAGAAGGTCTTTTTTAACCTCTTTGACAATGCCTGCCGCCACGGGGAGCATGCAACGGAGGTGGTTGTCCGCTGCGAGAGAAAAGGGGATGAACTCACCATCGTCGTGGAGGACAACGGGATTGGGATCCCGGATAACGAGAAGGAGAAGATCTTCGGGAAGGGGTTTGGGAAGAACACGGGGTTTGGTCTCTTTTTAGTCCGGGAGATCCTCTCGATCACGGGGATCACGATACGGGAGACAGGGACACCCGGTAAGGGAGCACGCTTCGAGATCCTCGTTCCCCGCGAATGCTGGCGGAAGAACGGGGCGTAA
- a CDS encoding YIP1 family protein, with the protein MKTKAWFVSNFSGYLEKITKQSIRADFYLFTAILLVGSLLYHVSYLIQKVHTSPVDVLNPGSMIVLTLMTVFLFIYNGIIFLLAISLAEHFFVLFISDKPDFEKTMKSVIYASFLPVLFLWIPSVFHIPCSALVLVGAYTIITFYGIRIFHGVTVDRAAFVAIFTTGCILILLYFGNVNLL; encoded by the coding sequence ATGAAAACAAAAGCATGGTTCGTTTCAAATTTTTCCGGCTATTTGGAAAAAATAACGAAACAATCAATAAGGGCAGATTTTTATTTATTTACCGCCATCCTTCTCGTCGGTTCACTATTGTATCACGTCTCATATCTTATCCAAAAGGTGCATACCTCCCCGGTGGATGTTCTGAATCCAGGGAGTATGATAGTCCTGACACTGATGACGGTCTTCTTGTTCATATATAATGGAATAATTTTCCTCCTCGCCATCAGTCTCGCAGAGCACTTTTTTGTGTTATTTATCTCCGATAAACCGGACTTTGAAAAAACCATGAAATCGGTCATCTATGCATCCTTCTTACCGGTGTTGTTCCTCTGGATTCCATCGGTGTTTCATATTCCCTGTTCTGCATTGGTTCTCGTCGGTGCATATACGATTATCACATTCTATGGGATTCGAATATTTCATGGAGTTACCGTCGACCGGGCAGCTTTTGTTGCAATTTTCACTACGGGCTGTATTCTCATCTTGCTCTATTTCGGCAACGTGAATTTATTGTGA
- a CDS encoding response regulator, translating to MTVRVLYIEDNDQNFYLVNFILSAKGWTVIRANNGREGIDLAVKEVPDVILLDILLPVMDGYATARELRKLPGLSMTPIIAVTSYAMAGDREKALAAGCTAYIEKPINPKTFTDQVSRYLSPGSPWGEGP from the coding sequence ATGACGGTACGCGTGCTGTATATCGAGGACAATGACCAGAACTTCTATCTTGTGAACTTCATCCTCTCTGCAAAGGGCTGGACGGTGATCCGGGCAAACAACGGCAGGGAAGGAATCGACCTGGCAGTAAAGGAGGTGCCGGACGTAATCCTGCTCGACATCCTGCTCCCCGTGATGGACGGGTACGCCACCGCACGGGAACTGCGAAAACTTCCCGGGCTTTCCATGACGCCCATTATCGCCGTCACCTCCTATGCCATGGCAGGCGACCGCGAGAAGGCGCTTGCTGCCGGGTGCACCGCGTATATCGAGAAGCCCATCAACCCGAAGACCTTCACCGACCAGGTCAGCCGGTACCTGTCCCCCGGAAGCCCATGGGGTGAGGGGCCATGA